A window of Pirellulales bacterium contains these coding sequences:
- the fliM gene encoding flagellar motor switch protein FliM — MSGEILSQAEVESLLSSLDSAPSPGGQRGGSRSDAGRPREKVTAYDFKRPERVGKDQMRALQTLYEGFGRNFGAQLSTLLRSIVEVKLTSVDQLTYSEFVFSLENPTCFNLLKAEPLEGNLILDINPSILYPIIDRLLGGSKESAPLARRPLTEIELRLVSRITSLFLAEMRRAWENVLELTLSVVRVESNPQLVQIVPPNEVVVLISFELTLGELRGMMNLCIPYNAIERISSRLTSNSWTAYGRRTSNAESIKQLSQNLHGSLVNIVVQLAETHLTARELIGLRVGDVITTEKDIRSPIEVLVEGAAKFRAKPGSFKGHKAIEVLGPTDKAP; from the coding sequence ATGTCTGGAGAGATACTCAGCCAGGCTGAGGTCGAAAGCCTGCTCTCTTCGCTCGATAGCGCCCCCTCGCCAGGCGGCCAGCGTGGTGGCTCGCGCTCCGATGCCGGACGCCCGCGCGAAAAGGTCACCGCCTACGATTTCAAGCGTCCCGAGCGCGTCGGCAAGGACCAGATGCGCGCCTTGCAGACCCTCTACGAGGGCTTCGGTCGCAATTTTGGAGCACAGCTCTCGACATTGCTGCGCAGCATCGTCGAGGTCAAGCTGACGAGCGTCGATCAGCTCACCTACAGCGAGTTTGTCTTCAGTCTCGAGAATCCCACCTGCTTCAACCTGCTGAAGGCCGAGCCGCTCGAAGGCAACCTGATTCTCGACATCAACCCGTCGATCCTCTATCCGATCATCGATCGTCTGCTAGGTGGCAGCAAAGAGAGCGCGCCGCTGGCTCGCCGCCCGCTGACCGAAATCGAGCTACGGCTGGTCTCCCGCATTACGAGCTTGTTCCTGGCCGAGATGCGCCGCGCCTGGGAGAACGTGCTCGAGTTGACTCTCTCGGTCGTCCGCGTCGAGAGCAACCCGCAACTTGTGCAGATCGTGCCGCCGAACGAGGTGGTCGTGCTCATCAGTTTCGAGCTCACGCTGGGCGAGCTGCGCGGCATGATGAACCTCTGCATTCCCTACAACGCCATCGAGCGCATCAGCAGCCGGCTGACATCGAACAGTTGGACCGCCTACGGCCGCCGCACGTCGAATGCCGAGAGCATCAAGCAGCTCTCACAGAATCTGCACGGATCGCTCGTGAATATCGTCGTGCAACTGGCCGAGACTCATCTCACGGCACGCGAACTGATCGGTTTGCGCGTTGGTGATGTTATCACCACCGAGAAAGACATCCGTTCGCCGATCGAGGTGCTGGTCGAAGGCGCGGCGAAGTTCCGCGCCAAGCCCGGTTCTTTCAAAGGACACAAGGCCATCGAGGTCTTGGGCCCCACCGACAAGGCGCCGTAG
- a CDS encoding glycosyltransferase family 9 protein: protein MRQRILIVKPSSMGDIVHTLPASLAIRQAYPDAHLAWLVERAHAELLARQKHLDEVFVWDRRDIRGLPQFVRRLREGGWDAAIDFQGLLRSGLFTWVSGARRRIGYTPSKEGAHLFYTERLPLDMSRYHAVERHLQLARLLNAELTCVPIERPYLDGGHVAARRDSPPIFPLFPSEKDEASVDAWLARHQFDPARERLIVLNPDCRKAANRWPTERFAEVARLLKQQPHLRVVLCGGPASRELCDEIDRLAGGGLWRADGQFGLLASTALIARSAVMLTGDTGPMHLAVAVGTLVVALFGPASPRLTGPYASDAIVLNEQLSCAPCFGRRCHLGFDRPPCMEGIAATATVEAVRRQLALFESGLGRKFARKSA from the coding sequence GTGCGCCAACGCATCCTGATCGTCAAACCAAGTTCCATGGGCGATATCGTCCATACGTTGCCCGCTTCGCTGGCAATTCGACAGGCGTATCCGGATGCGCATCTGGCGTGGCTGGTCGAGCGAGCACATGCCGAATTGCTGGCGCGGCAGAAGCATCTCGACGAGGTATTCGTCTGGGACCGGCGCGACATTCGCGGTTTGCCGCAGTTCGTGCGACGTCTGCGCGAAGGTGGATGGGACGCGGCCATCGATTTCCAAGGGCTGCTGCGGAGTGGCCTCTTTACGTGGGTTTCCGGGGCACGACGACGGATCGGCTACACGCCGTCGAAAGAAGGAGCCCACCTTTTTTATACCGAGCGCTTGCCGCTCGACATGTCGCGGTACCACGCCGTCGAGCGACACTTGCAGCTCGCAAGACTGCTGAACGCCGAGTTGACCTGCGTGCCGATCGAGCGTCCCTATCTCGACGGCGGGCATGTCGCGGCGCGACGCGATTCGCCGCCGATCTTTCCGCTGTTTCCCAGCGAGAAGGATGAAGCCTCGGTCGACGCATGGCTGGCGCGACACCAGTTCGATCCCGCGCGCGAGCGCCTGATCGTGCTGAACCCCGACTGCCGCAAGGCCGCCAATCGCTGGCCGACGGAGCGCTTTGCCGAAGTCGCCCGGCTCTTGAAGCAACAGCCGCATTTGCGCGTTGTGCTCTGCGGCGGACCGGCGAGCCGGGAACTGTGCGACGAGATCGATCGCCTGGCCGGAGGAGGCCTCTGGCGTGCCGATGGCCAGTTCGGTCTGCTGGCTTCGACCGCGCTCATCGCACGGTCCGCCGTGATGCTCACGGGAGACACGGGGCCGATGCACCTCGCGGTGGCCGTGGGCACGCTCGTCGTCGCCTTGTTCGGGCCGGCCAGTCCACGTCTCACGGGTCCGTATGCCAGCGATGCGATCGTGCTGAATGAACAGCTCTCTTGCGCGCCCTGTTTTGGCCGGCGCTGCCACCTGGGCTTCGATCGCCCCCCCTGCATGGAAGGCATCGCGGCGACGGCCACGGTCGAGGCCGTACGGCGGCAACTAGCCTTGTTCGAATCGGGGTTAGGCAGGAAATTCGCGAGGAAGTCGGCATGA
- a CDS encoding acetyl ornithine aminotransferase family protein, producing MATVYNMPLQEAPHLVTPLPGPKAAAWVARDRAVLSPSYTRDYPLVARRGWGCAIEDVDGNVFLDFTAGLAVTSTGHAHPEVVAAITEQANRLLHMSGTDFYYPAEVELAERLVKLAPGTSPKKVFFTNSGTESVEAAMKLAMYHTGRKRFLAFQGAFHGRTLGSLSLCASKAVHRRGYAPLLPGTHWVNYDCPRSEIEKLFATVAPPEEVAAIFVEPVQGEGGYRVPSPEFLPMLRDLCDEHGILLAADEVQTGIGRTGRMFALEHFGVEPDLLCLAKGLASGMPIGAMIARERLMNWPPGSHASTFGGNPVCAAAALATLELIEREYLDNARQRGEQLKAGLDQLAEAHAHLNDVRGLGLMVAVDVVAAGAPCPQRRDAIIQAAFKRGLLLVGCGKSAVRFCPGLCVTSHQIATGLRIFAQICSE from the coding sequence ATGGCCACAGTCTATAACATGCCTCTGCAAGAGGCGCCCCACCTGGTGACACCGCTCCCCGGCCCAAAGGCGGCTGCCTGGGTGGCGCGCGATCGGGCCGTGCTTTCGCCTTCGTACACGCGTGACTATCCGCTCGTGGCGCGGCGAGGATGGGGCTGCGCCATCGAAGACGTCGACGGTAACGTGTTTCTCGATTTCACGGCTGGCCTGGCGGTGACGTCGACGGGGCACGCTCATCCCGAGGTGGTAGCGGCCATCACCGAACAGGCCAACCGGCTGCTGCACATGTCGGGCACCGATTTCTATTACCCCGCCGAGGTCGAACTGGCCGAACGACTCGTCAAGCTCGCCCCAGGAACCAGCCCCAAAAAAGTATTCTTCACGAACAGCGGCACCGAGTCGGTCGAGGCGGCGATGAAGCTGGCCATGTACCACACGGGCCGCAAGCGTTTCCTGGCCTTTCAAGGGGCGTTTCATGGCCGGACGCTGGGCTCCCTTTCGTTGTGTGCTTCGAAGGCGGTCCACCGCCGGGGTTACGCCCCGCTCTTGCCGGGCACGCACTGGGTAAACTACGACTGCCCGCGCAGCGAGATCGAGAAACTCTTTGCGACGGTGGCGCCGCCGGAAGAAGTGGCGGCTATCTTCGTCGAGCCGGTACAGGGAGAAGGCGGTTACCGGGTGCCGAGTCCCGAGTTCTTGCCCATGCTACGCGATCTGTGCGACGAGCATGGCATTCTGCTGGCGGCCGATGAGGTGCAAACGGGCATCGGCCGCACGGGGCGCATGTTCGCGCTCGAGCATTTCGGCGTCGAGCCCGATCTGCTCTGCTTGGCGAAGGGTTTAGCGAGCGGCATGCCGATCGGGGCCATGATCGCGCGCGAGCGGCTGATGAACTGGCCCCCGGGAAGTCACGCCTCGACGTTCGGCGGCAACCCGGTCTGCGCTGCGGCGGCCCTGGCCACGCTCGAACTGATCGAGCGAGAGTACCTCGACAACGCGCGCCAGCGTGGCGAGCAACTCAAGGCGGGGCTCGATCAACTGGCCGAGGCGCATGCTCATCTGAACGACGTTCGCGGCTTGGGGCTGATGGTGGCCGTCGACGTGGTGGCCGCTGGTGCTCCCTGCCCGCAACGTCGCGATGCAATCATCCAAGCGGCCTTCAAGCGAGGCCTGCTGCTGGTCGGCTGTGGCAAGTCGGCGGTACGGTTCTGCCCGGGCTTGTGCGTCACCTCGCACCAGATCGCCACGGGCCTGCGTATTTTTGCCCAGATCTGCAGCGAATAA
- a CDS encoding endonuclease/exonuclease/phosphatase family protein: MKTTESANRKTRRRDVPAAQPIGAIPWARLRTRGVWIPAAVALLLLSSVVWSGSQRTPLGPAEGLELSPPAATNTETATAPSSGSGLLVTSYNIHGGKGTDRVRDLSRIADNLRGAQLIGLNELHRLNPFSSSNQAEQLGAMLDMPWLFAPTEQKWWYHDFGNGLLTSLSVDYWQRIPLSRNYGKSFRNVVLTAVQYRGRTIQVLVTHLDRSDDRERRAQVRAVGDLFASLDEPAILMGDLNSDATEPQIQRLMAKPGVESPLHVAQGEQAPRTIDWIFTRGLVTLDAGLEQSVASDHPRVWARLELPERSASVRYSRH; this comes from the coding sequence ATGAAGACGACGGAATCGGCCAATCGCAAAACTCGCCGCCGCGATGTGCCCGCGGCGCAGCCCATCGGAGCGATTCCGTGGGCGCGACTCCGCACTCGTGGCGTCTGGATTCCGGCCGCCGTCGCTCTATTATTACTCTCCTCCGTCGTCTGGAGTGGCTCGCAACGTACCCCGCTGGGCCCGGCCGAGGGGCTCGAGCTATCGCCGCCGGCCGCCACGAATACCGAGACCGCGACGGCGCCATCGTCGGGCTCAGGGCTGCTGGTCACCAGCTACAACATCCACGGTGGCAAAGGTACCGATCGCGTGCGCGATCTGAGCCGCATTGCCGACAACCTGCGCGGGGCACAGCTCATCGGACTTAACGAGTTGCACCGCTTGAACCCCTTCAGCTCGTCGAACCAGGCAGAGCAACTGGGGGCGATGCTCGACATGCCCTGGCTCTTCGCGCCGACCGAACAAAAGTGGTGGTATCACGATTTCGGCAATGGACTACTTACGTCGTTGTCGGTCGATTACTGGCAGCGGATCCCCCTTTCGCGCAACTATGGCAAAAGCTTTCGCAACGTGGTGCTGACGGCGGTGCAGTACCGCGGCCGTACGATTCAGGTGCTCGTGACCCATCTGGACCGCAGCGACGATCGCGAGCGCAGGGCGCAGGTTCGGGCCGTGGGCGACCTCTTCGCGAGCCTCGACGAGCCGGCGATCTTGATGGGCGATTTGAACTCCGACGCGACCGAGCCCCAGATCCAACGCTTGATGGCCAAGCCGGGGGTCGAATCTCCGTTGCACGTCGCGCAGGGGGAGCAGGCCCCGCGCACGATCGATTGGATCTTTACGCGGGGTCTCGTCACGCTCGACGCCGGTCTCGAGCAGAGCGTGGCGTCGGATCATCCGCGCGTCTGGGCACGACTTGAGCTGCCCGAGCGCTCCGCATCGGTGCGATACTCGCGCCACTGA
- a CDS encoding aldehyde dehydrogenase family protein — MMATTTTNELWLGRHFIDGAWHDAGGERFENYCPAHFELILGTYPRGSREEVEAAVAAARRAFGPWRRTSQIKRGELFLRLAELVRRDVDELAAIVARESGKILNEARAEVVEGLHMIEYVAGTARQPVGQIVASEIEAKDLYVRRKPRGVVAVITPWNFPFAVPLWMLGPSLVEGNTTVFKPSEETPEIGARLIALFAEAGFPAGTINLVHGLGEEAGDALARHPQVDVVAFTGSYDVGSHIRRLAAESDHKTCACEMGSKSAVIVCKDAELELACDAAVLSAFKTSGQRCVSGSRMIVHRELLDRFVDGFVDRAKRLCFGDPFDAKSFSGPLINKAAVDKVARYNDLARTEGAEILLDGGRIMDDEHSLGHYLSPFIYQQEHRPGLRTIREEVFGPHVAVIPFSDDDEAVQIYNDTPYGLSMAVITRDFRRWRYYRDECDYGMGYVNLPCIGAEVHVPFGGVKRSGNGQPSAAALVDAVTHRTAFTVNHDTHITMAQGMSAKVE, encoded by the coding sequence ATGATGGCCACCACGACGACGAACGAGCTTTGGCTGGGCCGCCACTTCATCGACGGTGCGTGGCACGATGCCGGTGGAGAACGGTTCGAGAACTATTGCCCGGCACACTTCGAGCTGATCCTGGGGACCTATCCGCGTGGCTCTCGGGAAGAAGTGGAAGCCGCCGTGGCGGCCGCGCGGCGGGCCTTTGGACCGTGGCGCCGCACGAGCCAGATCAAGCGGGGCGAGCTGTTTCTGCGTCTGGCCGAGCTCGTTCGACGCGACGTTGACGAGCTGGCGGCGATCGTGGCCCGCGAAAGTGGCAAGATCCTGAACGAAGCCCGGGCCGAAGTGGTCGAAGGGCTGCACATGATCGAGTACGTGGCCGGCACGGCCCGGCAGCCGGTGGGACAGATCGTGGCCTCGGAGATCGAGGCTAAGGATCTGTACGTGCGACGGAAGCCGCGCGGCGTGGTGGCCGTCATTACGCCGTGGAACTTCCCCTTCGCCGTGCCCCTGTGGATGCTCGGGCCCAGCCTGGTCGAAGGAAACACGACCGTCTTCAAGCCGTCGGAAGAGACGCCCGAGATCGGCGCCCGGCTGATCGCCTTGTTCGCGGAAGCCGGTTTCCCGGCGGGTACCATCAACCTGGTGCATGGCCTGGGAGAGGAAGCGGGGGATGCCCTTGCCCGCCATCCGCAGGTCGACGTGGTGGCCTTTACCGGCAGTTACGACGTCGGTTCGCACATTCGCCGGCTGGCGGCCGAATCGGACCATAAGACCTGCGCCTGCGAGATGGGCTCGAAGAGCGCCGTCATCGTCTGTAAGGATGCAGAGCTGGAGCTTGCCTGCGATGCAGCCGTATTGAGCGCTTTTAAGACAAGTGGGCAGCGCTGCGTGTCGGGCAGTCGCATGATCGTGCATCGCGAGTTGCTCGATCGCTTTGTCGATGGTTTTGTCGATCGGGCGAAGCGTCTGTGCTTTGGCGATCCCTTCGACGCGAAATCATTCAGCGGCCCGCTCATCAATAAGGCAGCCGTCGACAAAGTCGCGCGCTACAACGATCTGGCCCGGACCGAAGGGGCCGAGATCCTGCTTGACGGCGGCCGGATCATGGACGACGAGCACTCGTTGGGACATTACCTGTCGCCGTTCATCTACCAGCAAGAGCACCGGCCAGGCTTGCGGACGATTCGCGAAGAAGTCTTTGGGCCGCACGTCGCGGTGATTCCCTTTTCCGACGACGACGAGGCGGTGCAGATCTACAACGACACGCCTTATGGCCTGTCGATGGCGGTGATTACTCGCGACTTCCGCCGTTGGCGCTACTACCGCGATGAATGCGACTATGGCATGGGCTACGTGAACCTGCCGTGCATCGGTGCCGAGGTCCACGTGCCCTTTGGCGGGGTGAAACGCAGCGGCAACGGGCAACCTTCGGCGGCGGCGCTGGTCGATGCCGTGACACATCGCACGGCGTTCACCGTGAATCACGATACGCACATCACGATGGCACAAGGCATGAGTGCCAAAGTGGAATAA
- a CDS encoding MBL fold metallo-hydrolase, with protein sequence MELGDWRLDTVSGGRLRLDGGAMFGIVPRPLWEQVSPPDERHRIRMATNCLLARNGRHTVLIETGPGSKQSARERDQLALEPGEPLVENLAALGVSVDEINTVILTHLHFDHSGGATRRDSRGHIVPTFPRATYVVQRAEWEDATSGAPELRNAYPQENFAVLADAGRLALVDGDSPIVPGISALVTSGHTRGHQSVLIETSAGTAIYLADLCPTTHHLRTYWCMAYDTSVLDTRRRKPQVLGRAADEGWHVLWGHDPDVAISRLVRDEKREFAIVEPRPAV encoded by the coding sequence GTGGAACTGGGCGATTGGCGATTGGATACGGTGAGCGGCGGGCGTTTGCGGCTCGACGGGGGAGCGATGTTCGGCATCGTGCCACGCCCGCTGTGGGAGCAGGTCTCTCCGCCCGACGAACGCCATCGCATACGGATGGCCACCAACTGTCTGTTGGCGCGCAACGGCCGGCATACCGTACTCATCGAGACCGGGCCCGGCAGTAAACAGAGCGCGCGCGAACGGGACCAGTTGGCGCTCGAGCCAGGCGAGCCGCTGGTCGAGAATCTTGCCGCCTTGGGCGTCTCGGTCGACGAGATCAACACGGTGATCCTGACGCACCTGCACTTCGATCATAGCGGCGGAGCTACCCGGCGCGACTCGCGAGGCCACATCGTGCCCACGTTTCCGCGGGCCACTTATGTCGTGCAGCGAGCCGAATGGGAAGATGCGACCAGTGGCGCGCCCGAGTTGCGCAATGCCTATCCGCAAGAGAACTTCGCGGTGCTGGCCGATGCCGGACGCCTGGCACTCGTCGATGGCGATTCGCCGATCGTGCCGGGGATTTCCGCTCTCGTCACGAGCGGACATACCCGGGGACATCAATCGGTATTGATCGAGACCTCGGCCGGCACGGCGATTTATCTGGCCGATCTCTGCCCGACCACGCACCATCTGCGAACGTACTGGTGCATGGCCTACGACACGTCGGTGCTCGATACACGACGGCGCAAGCCACAGGTCCTGGGCCGAGCCGCCGACGAAGGCTGGCACGTCCTCTGGGGGCACGATCCCGACGTGGCGATCAGTCGCCTGGTGCGCGACGAGAAACGCGAATTCGCGATCGTCGAGCCGCGACCCGCGGTCTGA
- a CDS encoding FAD-dependent oxidoreductase, giving the protein MSWKGLALVTEKVVIIGSGPSGWTAAIYAARAALKPLVFEGAITEANRIAGTLPLGQLALTTEVENYPGFPAGDLSAYLDHSIAADRRGIMAPHQKEGVSGPELMELMRQQATNFGTRIVTDDIVDVDFDRHPFRLTASSGEVTEALTVIIATGARANYLGLPSEDRYKNHGVSACAVCDGALPRFRNKPLFVVGGGDSAVEEATYLAKFASRVHLVHRRDELRASKIMAARALENEKIAIEWNSALDEVLGNEKQGVTGVRLRSTVDNSSRELEATGVFLAIGHTPNTAFLKGKLAMNDKQYIKWVSPPRTYTSVEGVFAAGDVADDYYRQAITAAGTGCMAALDAERWLAAKGLE; this is encoded by the coding sequence ATGTCATGGAAAGGGCTCGCTCTCGTGACAGAGAAAGTGGTCATCATCGGCAGCGGACCGTCGGGTTGGACGGCCGCCATCTATGCAGCTCGTGCAGCGCTGAAGCCCCTCGTCTTCGAGGGTGCCATTACCGAGGCCAACCGCATCGCGGGCACGCTCCCGCTGGGGCAGCTTGCGCTGACGACCGAGGTCGAGAATTATCCTGGCTTTCCAGCCGGCGATTTAAGCGCTTATCTCGATCACTCGATCGCGGCCGACCGGCGTGGCATCATGGCCCCGCACCAGAAGGAGGGCGTCAGCGGTCCCGAGCTCATGGAGCTCATGCGCCAGCAGGCCACGAACTTCGGTACCCGGATCGTCACCGACGATATCGTCGACGTCGATTTCGATCGCCACCCCTTCCGCCTGACGGCCTCGAGCGGCGAGGTGACCGAAGCCCTCACGGTGATCATCGCCACTGGTGCCCGCGCGAATTATTTGGGCCTGCCCTCGGAGGATCGCTACAAGAATCATGGCGTCAGTGCCTGTGCTGTCTGTGACGGTGCCCTGCCCCGCTTCCGCAACAAGCCGCTCTTTGTCGTCGGCGGGGGGGACTCCGCCGTCGAAGAGGCCACCTACCTGGCCAAGTTTGCCAGCCGGGTACATCTCGTACACCGCCGCGATGAACTCCGCGCCTCGAAGATCATGGCCGCCCGGGCCCTCGAGAACGAAAAGATCGCCATCGAGTGGAATAGCGCACTCGATGAAGTGCTCGGCAACGAGAAGCAAGGTGTGACCGGCGTCCGTTTGCGCAGCACGGTCGACAATTCGTCGCGCGAGCTGGAGGCCACGGGCGTGTTCCTCGCCATCGGCCACACGCCCAATACCGCTTTCCTCAAAGGCAAGCTGGCGATGAACGACAAGCAGTACATCAAGTGGGTATCGCCCCCGCGCACCTATACGAGCGTTGAAGGGGTCTTCGCCGCGGGAGATGTGGCGGACGACTACTATCGCCAGGCTATCACCGCCGCCGGCACCGGCTGCATGGCCGCGCTCGACGCCGAACGCTGGCTGGCCGCCAAGGGATTGGAATAA
- a CDS encoding radical SAM protein, which translates to MPSQENPFRIIDAPPRPEQSSRGGPHFKLPIVDSLASTMPPAAKPATAPPPETAPIRESDSLLAHVTSRAMAAGMNLLLGSFPATVRIETTSRCNAACTFCPRDTMNRPKETMDDELFEKIVRECAAAKCKLLHLHNFGEPLLDKALPDRIALAKKLGIRRVKLFSNGSLLKDETARRLLHSGLDEIKISIDGASATEFNELRIGLSHEKVIENVRRFKAMRDAADLQGSLRIIATCTQTSNREETDQLLSNMVDRIDYTRLHNWAGALGSLVNRRIRKPCDRLWRTFTVLANGNVSICCRDYAGRELVGNVRQQTIREIWRNHRYYDLRRLHAQSKQRDIDVCSDCSSSFW; encoded by the coding sequence ATGCCGTCGCAAGAGAATCCGTTTCGCATCATTGACGCACCGCCGCGCCCCGAGCAGTCGTCGCGAGGCGGACCCCACTTCAAGCTACCGATCGTCGACAGTCTCGCCTCGACGATGCCCCCGGCGGCGAAGCCGGCGACCGCGCCACCTCCCGAAACGGCGCCGATCCGCGAGTCGGATTCGCTGTTGGCCCACGTGACGTCGCGCGCCATGGCGGCGGGCATGAACCTGCTGCTGGGCAGCTTTCCGGCCACCGTGCGCATCGAGACGACCAGCCGCTGCAACGCGGCGTGTACGTTCTGTCCTCGCGACACGATGAATCGTCCCAAGGAGACCATGGACGACGAGTTGTTCGAGAAGATCGTCCGCGAATGCGCCGCGGCGAAGTGCAAGCTGCTGCACCTGCACAATTTTGGCGAGCCGCTGCTCGACAAGGCCTTGCCCGACCGGATCGCGCTGGCGAAGAAGCTGGGCATTCGACGCGTAAAGCTCTTCTCGAACGGTTCTCTGTTGAAAGACGAGACGGCTCGACGGCTGCTCCACTCGGGGCTCGACGAGATCAAGATCTCGATCGACGGCGCCAGCGCCACCGAGTTCAACGAGTTGCGCATCGGGCTGTCGCACGAGAAGGTGATCGAGAATGTCCGCCGCTTCAAGGCGATGCGCGACGCCGCCGATCTGCAGGGGAGTCTCCGCATCATCGCCACCTGCACGCAAACCTCGAACCGCGAAGAAACCGATCAGTTGCTCTCGAACATGGTCGATCGCATCGACTATACGCGGTTGCACAACTGGGCCGGAGCGCTGGGTAGCCTGGTGAATCGCCGTATCCGCAAGCCCTGCGATCGACTGTGGCGCACGTTCACCGTGCTGGCCAACGGCAACGTCTCGATCTGCTGCCGCGACTACGCGGGTCGGGAACTGGTAGGCAACGTTCGCCAACAAACGATTCGCGAGATCTGGCGAAACCATCGCTACTACGACCTCCGTCGTCTCCATGCGCAGTCCAAGCAACGGGACATCGACGTCTGCAGCGACTGCTCGAGCAGCTTCTGGTAG
- a CDS encoding 4'-phosphopantetheinyl transferase superfamily protein, whose amino-acid sequence MPHDSASSHRPLGTHEVHVWHCATIDPADVEVLAQAERFLSAEERARAARFFFDRDRHTYLVAHALVRTRLSATTGVDPKDWTFVANKYGRPEVSTPTEHQSLRFNLSHTRGLVACALTWRRDVGVDVENLERLEGSLDVARRFFAEPEVDVLSRVAERDRRRTFFDFWTLKESYIKARGMGLSLPLRQFAFDLAHESNVSISFGPEIEDDPAHWEFHLSRPTERHRLALAVRRPPGESIRVTIREVSPLDAR is encoded by the coding sequence ATGCCGCACGACTCCGCCTCGTCCCATCGACCGCTCGGAACGCATGAAGTCCACGTCTGGCACTGCGCGACGATCGACCCTGCCGACGTGGAAGTCCTGGCCCAGGCCGAGCGGTTCTTGTCGGCCGAGGAACGCGCGCGGGCAGCGCGGTTCTTCTTCGATCGGGACCGCCATACCTACCTGGTAGCCCACGCGCTTGTGCGAACGCGTCTGTCCGCCACGACCGGCGTCGATCCGAAGGATTGGACCTTTGTCGCGAACAAGTATGGGCGGCCCGAGGTGTCCACACCGACGGAGCATCAATCGTTGCGGTTCAATCTTTCGCACACGCGAGGACTCGTCGCCTGTGCGTTGACCTGGCGGCGGGATGTCGGAGTCGACGTCGAGAACCTCGAACGACTCGAAGGATCGCTCGACGTCGCTCGACGGTTCTTCGCCGAGCCGGAAGTGGATGTTCTGTCGCGCGTGGCCGAGAGGGACCGCCGTCGAACCTTCTTCGACTTCTGGACGTTGAAAGAATCGTATATCAAAGCGCGAGGCATGGGGCTCTCCCTGCCGCTACGGCAGTTTGCCTTCGATCTTGCGCACGAGTCGAACGTGAGCATCTCCTTCGGTCCCGAGATCGAGGACGATCCCGCGCATTGGGAGTTTCATTTGAGCCGCCCGACCGAGCGGCATCGCCTGGCGCTGGCGGTGCGACGTCCGCCAGGCGAATCGATTCGCGTCACTATTCGAGAGGTTTCGCCCCTTGATGCCCGCTAA